Genomic DNA from Nicotiana tabacum cultivar K326 chromosome 21, ASM71507v2, whole genome shotgun sequence:
ATggtcagtgaggattcatataaccGACCCCAACTTATTTGGGATTGAGGTGtagatattgttgttgttgttatggggttggtTATTAAGGAGTAAAGGAGcttttgtttgtttgatcttgaatttgGAGTTACTTTGATGAAAATGTAAAGTGTGCTTCTAATAAGTTGTCTTGATCTTGTTTGCTTCCTCTGACAACTTATGTTATTAAATGTGGAAGCTTTTGTTATTCATTATTAAGGACTTAAGGTTATGGTTGGATGTATATAAAGAGCTGCAGGTGGAAAAGACCATGTATTTAGATTAAGGTCGAACCAATTGTCACTTAGTGCGTGCAATGGGAACTTTGTAATTGTTCCCCTGACTTAAAATTCAGTTTTTCTTGTGGATATGATGAGAAATCTTAGTGATGTTTAGCTGCAAAAACCTAAGCCCCGAAGAtacaaaaaagagaaaggaacaacaacaacaacccagtgtaatccgacaagtggggtatgggaagggtaggatgtacgcagccttacccctaccctggaagggcagagagactgttttccgatagaccctcagctaaAGAAAGGATGGAAGAAGCACCTATAGCAAGTAATATCAATACAAGGTATTTAGAAAACAAAATCCAGGAAAGCAAAAGAGAGTATGAAAGAAGCACAAATAgtcagtaataacagtacaagatATGAAATGAAAACAAACTAAGGGTGTACGGAAGGCAAGTAACAACAATGCAAAATATGCGGTAGTAGTAAACTAAGAATAAAAAGGATACTAAACTAACACTAATACTATTGAACTAAGGAAGACACAGAGAAACACTCGACTaactactaaccttctaccctaattctcaacttccacaccctcctatcaagggtcatgtcctcggttagctCCAACTGTGCCATGCCCCgcttgatcacctctccccaggatttctttggcctacctctacccttcCTCTTACCTCCAAGGCCAatctctcacacctcctgactGGGGCATCTGTGCTTCTTCTtttaacatgcccgaaccatttTAGCCTCGCTTCTCGCATCTTTTTCTCCACAGGGATCACTtcaccttgtcccgaataacttcattcctaattctatctaacctagtatgcccacacatccatctcaacatcttcATTTCAGCTACTCTCATCTGCTAgacatgagagttcttgactgaccagcactctgccccatacaacatcgtcggtctaaccactaccttatagaacttacctttaagtctcaaagacacattcttatcacacaagacatcggaagcgagcctccacttcatccaacCTGCTCGGATACGATGcgtgacatcctcatcaatctccccatcatTCTGAAttatagacccaaggtacttgaaactctctCTCCTGGGAATGACTTGcgtatcaagcctcacatccccATCCGCTTCCTAGGTAACACCGCTAAACTTGTACTCCACGTATTCTGTCTTGGttttgctcaacttgaaacctttagactcaagggtatgtctccagacctccagcctctcattaacaccacctcgcgtctcatcaatcagaactatatcatctgcaaataacatgcaccaaggcacctccccttgaatgtgtcGCGTCAATGTGTCCATTGTCAAGGAAAATAAAAGCGGGCTAAGTGCTGACCCCTGATACAACCCCATTTCAACCGGAAAGTATTTATAGTCCCCTCCTGCCGCCCTTACCGGTGTCtttgctccatcatacatgtcctggATCACTCGAATATAGCTATAGACACTCATTTAGCCTCAAAACATCTCCGTAAGACCTCTCTCGAGAATTTGTCATaagctttctctaggtcaataaacaccatatgcaagtccttttTCATTGCCTTATACTGCTTCACCAATCTCCTCACAAGGTGAATGGCTTTAGTAGTAGACCACCCCGGCATGAAACCAAACTAGTTCTCGGAAATGGACTCTCTCCTCCTCATCCTCCCTTCTatcaccctctcccaaactttcatcgTATGGCGCAACAACTTGATACTCCTATAGTTGTTGCAGTTTTGGATATCCCCTTGTTCTTGTAAAATAAAATCATCgcactccacctccactcttcaggcatcttcttcgtcctaaaaatgatGTTAAACAACCTAGAGAGCCATTCCAAACCCGCCTTAAACCCTCATTTAGGtgttctttttttcccttttcgtGTAAGATAACTACACTGAGATGCTTTTGATAGTCAATGAATCacatttacttgtttttcttctcattcattctTTCctacaattttatgaattattaaATTGTTAACGGTCATGCTTGTATAAGCATTaccgtcaaagcacaacaagtttTGTTATTATTGTGTGTAGATATCTTATTCTGTTGTTTCATCTTCCCAACATTTTGAGACATTGAAAATGTTGAAAAGCTGCCAAACCCGATTGACATTTCCTAGATTCACCAGTCATATCAATACTGTTATTCATAGATTTCCAAATAATTATGACCGAGAGATACAAGACAATAGATACACTTATCTTGGTCATATGGTCTGGATTTTTCAAGATACATCAAATCCATATATCACATTTTAATGCCATTATTATGCTCATTGACCGAGGAAAATTTGTGTGAAGTCCAAACACTTATTTGTCACTAAACGAACTTAATTCTTTGACTGGATATGTTCTTTTCacgagaaaagaagaaaaaattcgGTATGGATAAACTTTTTAGGTTCTCTTGTATGTAGAGTACGGATTTTAGAACTAAGGTATGCTGAATACATTCAAATAAAGCTCTTATACATAGCATAATAAACTTACCTCTTTTTGATTGGAGTTTGAATTTCTCTTTGCTTTCTGCATATGCCAATTGCAAAATTTCCAGTCCACGGTATGGAATATGGATATGGAGCGCATGACTTTCCCATAAGTGGCGTGTTTGAAGTGGAACCTAAGAGCTGCCCTGGTTTCATCTATAGATGTTCGATCCCATTGGGTCGTATTAAAATGCCTCCCTCTGAATTTCAAGCGTTTCTTGAGAATATGGCTTCTGAGTATCACGGGGACACCTATCACCTCATTTCCAAGAACTGTAACCATTTCACAGATGACATAGCGCAAAGACTAACAGGGAAAGGAATACCTGGATGGGTGAATCGGCTTGCCAGAGTTGGTATGTATATTCTTGGTACACTGAATATAAATTCCTCAagcttttactttttttttgggggggggggggggggtccaaATTCATTGTTTCAACGTAATATTCTGTTCCGGATATAACTGCAGATATAGGTATATGGTCTACCTTAGGTATATGAGGGGTTTCTGGAAATTTATTATTCAGAGATTTGTATAAGGCACAAACCTAAGCCTCTTTATTTTGGTGCATCTGAAAATTTTGTCTTAATATTGTTATCTGCTCATTTTAATCGACTTTTGTGGGAATGAAGTGCTTGACAATAAATTCAAGGCGGAGACAGGAATTTCAGTAAGGgggttcaaaatataaaaaagtaaatatGCGGAGAAGTCAAGGGGATTCAACATTTACATATAtacattaaaaataattttaacctAGGATATAATGTAATTTTTTAGCGAATGGTGTTCGGAACCCCCTTCCGCCCCCTAGCTCCGCCCATGCTTAACATGTATGCTAATGATCTCATCAGGTAATTTATGCGATTTGATGGAGTTAAACTTGTCCGATTGTTTATTTTCACAAAAGTATACTCCACTTTATTTTCCTATTGGGAGGTTTCTTACTGATCTTTGTTAGTGGCTTTAAATCTTTTTTGCTGAACAAAGATGTGTTCGTGGTAATAAAGTTGGCGTATTATCTTAAATTGTAATTGTGCATCTCATACAATTCTTAAAAGGAGGTGTTGGTTATTGTTAATTTCAGGTGCTTTCTGCAGTTGTCTTCTTCCTGAGAGCCTCCAAGTGACAACTGTTAAACAGCTTCCTGAGTACCATCTTTGTGCAGGTGACATGATCCATATCCTTGTAATGATAAGTAGAAAATGATATACTTATAGCCTTATACTATGAATTACTTCGTTGTTTAAATCAATGAAGCGAGTAAAGCAAGGGGTTATATTTTATGGGTGAAGCCATCCGCTTCAAACAATGACATGCAAAGTAACCCCAACAACCAGTGGCGAAGGCAGGATCTCCGCGAAAGgggttcaaaaagaaaaaggttaaAAAAGATTGTAGCTAGTAGGAAATGAACCTATAACCTTACAaagattttgaacccccttgaccactaagctaTACTTTTGGGTTGTGTTAAGGggattcaaaacttaatatatagaggtaaaaatcAGATTTTGCCTTATACATACAGTGTAATGTTTCGGTAGATGAACCCCCTTCcgcccccctaaatccgcccctgccaACAACAAGTGGTTGGTTCTTTGAATCTTGGATATCCGCCCCTGCCAACAACAAGTGGTTGGTTCTTTGAATCTTGGATATCCGCCCCTGCCAACAACAAGTGATTGGTTCTTTGAATCTTCAATACTACAAATAGTAATTTTAATTGCAGTTTGATCATATTCTAATGCAAAATTCAGATATGTTATGTATTTTATCATGTCGTGAATTGTACTTAAATGAAACTTGCACTTCACTTCTCGCTTTTCACTTCAAAGCTATGGACCTTGTCACTTTTTTTTGCTTTTAGAAACATTGTTGTGAATATATCAGCTATACATCTCTTATGTAatactcttttttctttatatCCAGAAGAAGATGAGAGTGGGTCAATGTCAACTGCAACGCCGCACGAACCAACTGAAAGCGAGGATGGTGATCAAGATAAGCATTTGTTGTCACCTCCAGTTGGAAGTCGTGAAGTTGCTTTTATAAGGGAGACCCCGAGGTCAAACGTGCTGCCTGAATAAGAAGGCTGGATTGAAGTATTTCAGGCATCCCGATAAGTACATTTGATTTCCAGAAGGCTGTGGACATGTCAAGCATAGCCGCTGCTCAAATTCCCCATTTGCTATATAAATTACTAGTTCATTGATTTTCATGCCTTCTCCTTTTGGTTATTAAGGTTTCCTTAGTATGCTAGATGTAGAAGTCAAAGTGCAGGATTCTGCTCTGTAACTTAAGCGCGCCTTTGTTAGAGCTCAGAAATATTCGCGTAAACATTCTTGAGCTTGGAAGTTGAAACATCCCAGTGTTTGTGAAAATTTGAGATACTGGACATCTATTGAGAATGTAAAGATTCTAAGGAGGTATTCTGATGTCATGTCAATTTATGAACTGTGATTTTTCCAATTTCAGTTTATTTCCTTCTTTCATTTATTTTGATACTTGCTGCTAGTGTCCTGATCGCTGTACACTATACAGATATGTATCTGTTTGTTTGCGGACAAACACGTGacatttgatttttctttgtttttttggttGCTGTTGCCATTACTTTGGTCTCTTGTTAAAAGAAATTGCATGTTGAAATTTTGGCTTCTATGTGCTACCAAATTGCCAAAGTAAATCATGCCAATGGACAGAGGCTGTATTTTTATCAACTAGCACAAGAATATATATCCAAACATTAAGGTTCCCATGATCAGATAATACAGCAGTAAATTGACCGCTGTACAATGTTAAAGACATGAAATGCAGGACGAATAGAAGGTGAATGGTCACTGCCCCTAGTTTGGGTTGGGGGCAATGACCTGAATCAATAGCCTGCATTTCTGCTTACCTAAAAGTGCTTCAACACGGTACTCCCCATGAACACTAACCATCGTTGGtagtaatgaaaaagaaaaagttaagTAGTTGGACCATCTGTTAATAATGATACTCCATATTTCTGCAATAAGTATGCATATGAAAGCTGCTTTTGACAATGCAACTTATGATTTCCCCTCCAGCCCGAGCTTTGAAGTTAGCCAAGCGCAAACTTCGTCCATCTCCTCTGGGATTGTGTAGTGGCCAAGTCTGTCAAACAAAAGTAAAAGATTCAGCCACATTTCTAGCGTCTGAACATGTAGAAATACAGTATACATACGCTGTGTAGGATTTGAATGTCACATCTTGGAAACCGCATGAACGTAACTTCTGAGACGACTTGTCACCAAATTTATATGGAACGACCTCATCTCCTgcgtcaaaatataaatatagcaGGTTAGAGAAGGATTTAGCCCTGATATCAGCCCAAAAGGAATGCTCGAGAAGGTGCAAAGTTCTTCCAACAAAAGTCACACTCTATGCAGAACAAAGAGGCTTGAGCCCAAAGGTTGCTGAAGATTGGAAGCGGGTAGCAGAGGTCAGAGAGCAATGAAacttatttttgaagctttttgaaaaatgaagctttttatttttgaagaaaagttAAGTAGAAGAAAAAATGAAGCATCTGAATACCTTTGCCATGACAAAGAAGAATGGGCAATGATGCAGCACGGCTTACAGCCCCCTCTACTCCTTCTAGTTTGCTATCGAGAGTCCTGCCAAATAATAGCACTCAATATAAAACACCCCAAAAGTATCAGAAGAGAAAAATGGCGAGATTGGTAAAAGTCAAACTTTGCACAGGGAAGCCAGCCACTTAATCCAACAGCTGCACTCAGATTGGCAGAGTATGAGTTGCCATTCCCATACTTCCCACGAGTGAAACAAATTGCAGAATAAAGAGAAGTTGCTGCGCCCATGCTGAAGCCTCCAACCCCAAGTTTGactataatacacaaaataataaagtaaaagatttaatttattttttttaaataaagagtaagaaaaataaattctaTAGATACTTGTAAGATCACTTGAGCGTAATGTAGAGAAGGTTTTAGTGTTTTTCGGATGTTACAGCTAAAATTTTACAGATCTCTAAAATAACAACTAGATAATGGGATGACTAAGGTAGAAATAAGGAAATTAACTCTTGCGTAGTAATCATATAAAGGATCATCTAAATACGAAATATTGGATAGGAAATAAGAAATAGACTGGCATTTGACAATTAATTACTATAAAGGTTACAAATTatctaagttgctccgacatggcagtttaggtgccgcacccgtgtcgacacgacactagtatgggtgtgggtatgggatccgtaccggatctggtcaaacaattttgggtactttgaccacgacggacagaaaaattcgagacgagatacaatttgattacCGAAATCAGAACtaaaactagggtaaatttgaagaaaatagcatatcttatctaggaaatcaatcttttacttatctacaacttgagaataaaaaggaaatccacactttacaagttatacgtaagtattccacaaaatttctcataaattagagagatttttatttttttaaattatttttagccggatcccCACACCCGTATCCGTAtccccgaatcttaaaatttacatcttgaaagatccgacctctagatccgcacccgtgtcggacaaccgcacccgtgtccgagcaacttagatgTATAGGCGTTTGACACAACCACTAAGGTTAATACATCTAGATGGTCTAGCCAGGCAACTTCTAGCccccaagaaagaaagaaagacaacTAAAGGGAACTATATTATTTACACACATCACACTAAAAAATCCAGCGGCATAAAGAGAATAGCATTGAAAAAAAAGAGGGAGATGGAAAGCTAAATATCTTTATTCATAGTATACACTATTATTAAAATCCATCCCTTGGTCGCTTGAAGCGATTCGGTGCGAGGGGTTATCGCTTCATGGGTAAAACATGTGCTTTATACAAGTTTGTGATTCAAATGATGGTGCACAAGTTAGTATAAGACGCAGGAATGGCTTACTGTGAGGGGGCTCCGTAGCCAACAAACTCGCCACATATGCTGCTGAAGCATCTAAaccctcatcatcatcaatagcaTTTTCAGATAGGTCATTGACATCAAACCCTGttacaaaagatagaaaaataatgTTTTCTTTACTGCAGTGCTTGAAAGCATGACTTTCAACTTAAACTAATTCAATGACTAATTGGACAATGCTTTCGGATGAGTCGCAAATAAATAGAATTATCCAATTTACACATCCTGCAATGTACAACAATGGCAGGATAAAAGTTTGATTCTAAATTAGTTGTACATTGGAAAACAATGGGCACAATCTCAAAGCACAAAGCTTACAGGCAGTGGAAGGAAAGCCTCCAAATAAAGTTATTGGTCGTTGGGGGGCAGTTGGGCAGATCCATTTAATCTGCAGTTTAGAAAATAAGAGCAAAAATCAGGCTAAGCTACCACAATAACAAAAGCTTACGGCATGGACATGAAAGAGCAATATGCCATAGGCTATTACAAGATTCTAACGCACACAACTATGAGAGTTACATGTTTAACAGTCAACAAGAGATACCCTCAAGTACAAAAAGTAACATTTGGATCCTTACATTTGGAAGAGGAAGGGTCTCCAAGAGGTTGGACCAGCTGCCAGGAAAACCAAAAGTAGATTGTAAAATGTTTGGTTAATATGTTTCAGTTGTTCATTTCAAGACTCAAGTTTTGATATTGCATATTGCACTGTGCATAGCAAGCAAGACCATCAGAGAAGCTTGATATCCAACGTAAGGAACTCGTGTAGTCGTAATAGCATATAATTGATTCAATAGTTCTAAGAAATATAGCTCACTTTTTTTTAATAAGgtactttcaggagatattgttacaaagtttgtaaagtcgaatgatcaactagcagatattttcactaagtctcttactggttctcgtattagttacatgtgtaacaagctcggtacatatgatgtgtatgcaccggcttgagggggagtgttagtttatagatatgtatagtgtagtcttgtcccacattggaagaggagtaatatctccttgtagtgtatagctataaatagggacctcttgtattgtatttatcatccaatatcaataacatattttctcccgtgccttctcacatggtatcagagcattagtgagaaaagatcgttgtgcgtcattccagcgttaaccgggaagaaagaacttagtcatcgtgtaatttttccggtgacctaaggcttgtctaagtgaaagtcactttctgtcggtgttgtgctaaaaccaacaccaccacgaggTAGATCACCCTCCGACTACCAACCCCTGAAATTTTATCCGGCAGAAAAGCCGCCACGCTCCTCCACGCGCCGGCAACAATTTTTCCGGCGAGGGTTCCGACCACTTTCCGGCCATTTTTTCGCGAAGCTTATTCAGGACAGTGTGctctcctcaaaattccgagcctacctatctaattcaaatcaaattccggccacttttatatttttccggcgtgaacagtgaccttctggccattttttgaaaatatttcttcaGGACAGCTTGCTCGCAAAGGAATTCCGAGTCTATCCATTCTGGTTACAACAAATTCCGACAACTTTGGAATTTTCCGGCGAGCTACAGTGTTTCCGGCGTGAACAGTGTTTCCGGCGTGAACAGTGTTCTGTTTTCCTGCTGAAAACAGTATTTTTCAAgctatttcttcaattttctcacaggagttacttatttccactatttcaagttaaccctactactacaaattgtagcgacatgggaaccgatgctttgaatagtcggatggtttctttaacagagtatattgagttccttcagtataaagcatgtaagcagacatcttctgagatagcttctgttgttcaaacaggtaatagcgtgacttgtttctcccaatcttcatcctctgagtcttgggtcattgattcgggtgcatcagatcatatttctggtaacaaatctcttttcactactatttcgtattctcaatctcttccaaaagtcacaatggcaaatgggtctcaaaccatggcaactgcaataggtcaagcaagctcacttccttccttacctttagattcagtcctttatgttcccaatagtccttttaatctcatagctattagtcgcttagccaaatcacttaaatgcgctgttttatttcttgatgaccatgtttttatacaggaacgcagtacggggcggatcattggtaccgggcgtgaatcaaacggactttattaccttatccttgctaaatcacatggactcacatcttgtcttccttctacaacttgtcctgttactgattcaccagatttattacataaacggttgggacatcccagtttgtcaaaacttcagaaaatggtatctggtttatctcacttgtcagctctagagtgtgagtcatgtcagctcggtaagcatacccgctcccatttccctcggcgtcttgataatcgagcagagtcaccttttactttagtccattcagatgtttggggtcctagtcgggtcaatTCCACCttaggattccgctactttgtcagtttcattgatgattattccaggtgcacttggatatttttgataaaaaatcgatctgagctgttttctattttccagacctttccacgctaaaattcaaaatcaatttggagtttctattcgcacatttcgtagtgataatgcccgagagtatttgtcttccccatttcagcagtttatgaaatctcatgggattattcatcaaacatcttgtccgtacacatctcaacaaaatggggtagctgaaagaaagaatagacatcttattgaaactgctcgtaccctactcatacaatctcatgctccgttgcgtttttggggggatgccgttcttacatcttgctatcttattaatcgtatgccatcttcagctatccagaaccaagttccattctctgtcatgtttccccacttacctttgttctctcttccaccctgtatctttggaagcacttgttttgtccataaccttactccagaaacagataagttagctcctcgtgctcttaagtgcgtatttcttggtttctcgagaacacaaaaggggtatcgatgctactctcctgacctcccttctttgaaacccaatcatacttcacaggttcaggtcatcacttagatatttctgaggtactaccagtttcatcttttggagattcagtcactccagctccaccacctatagctccagttatAGCtctaccacctatagctccagatagctccagttcctccacataatccagttcaaccttctgcagctccaccactcttgacttatcatcgtcgtccacatcCAGCATTATTCCCAGGTGATTCACGCCCcgcatcagattctgcacctactgcggacttgtctcctcttagtcaaccaattgcactccgcaaaggtgtacgatccacacttaatcctaatccccactatgtcggtttaagttatcattgTCTGTCGTCAccacattatgcttttatatcttctttgtccactgtttctatccctaagtctacaggtgaagcactatctcatccaggatggcgacatgctatgattgacgagatgtctgctttacatgcgagtgacacttgggagcttgttcctcttcctgcaggtaagtctactgttggttgtcgttggatttatgcagtcaaagtcggcccggatggccaggttgatcggcttaaggctcgtcttgttgcaaaaggatatactcagatttttgggcttgattacagtgatactttctctcccgtggctaaagtagcatctgttcgtctctttttgtccatggctgttgtacgtcattggcctctttatcagttagacattaagaatgcttttctccacggtgatcttgaggaagaagtttatatggagcaaccacctgattttgttgctcagggggagtttaatggttctgtgtgcagattgcgcaagtcactatatggtttgaaacagtcccctcgagcttggtttggtaagttcagcacaattattcaggagttcggcatgactcgtagtgaggctgatcactctatgttttatcggcattctgctcctaatctgtgtatttatctagtggtttatgttgatgatatggttattactggtaatgatcaagatggtattactaatctgaaggaacatctctttcagcacttccagactaaggatctgggcagattgaagtattttctaggtattgaggtcgcttagtctagctcaggtattgttatttcacagcggaagtatgccttagacattcttgaggagactggaatgatgggttgcagacctattgactctcctatgaatctgaatgctaagcttctgtctggacagggggagcctcttagagcccctacgagatataggaggttcgttggcaaattgaattacctcacagtgactagacttgacatttcttttccggtgagtgttgtaagtcagtttatggattctccctgtgatagtcgctgggatgcagttgttcgcattcttcggtatataaagtcagctccaggcaaaggattactattcgaggatcgaggccacgagcagattgttgggtacacagatgctgattgggcaggatcaccttttgatagacgttctacgtctggatattgtgttctagtaggaggtaatttggtctcgtggaagagcaagaaacagaatgtagttgctcgatctagcgccgaagccgaatatcgggccatggctatggcgacgtgtgagttagtttgggtcaagcagttgctcaaggagttaaagttcggagaaatcaacaagatggaactagtgtgtgataaccaagctgctcttcatattgcgtcaaatccggtgttccatgagaggactaaacacattgagatcgactg
This window encodes:
- the LOC107758967 gene encoding deSI-like protein At4g17486; protein product: MGEESTSNDNNANNNNNGSSYESPVILNVYDLTPANQYTVWFGFGIFHSGVEVHGMEYGYGAHDFPISGVFEVEPKSCPGFIYRCSIPLGRIKMPPSEFQAFLENMASEYHGDTYHLISKNCNHFTDDIAQRLTGKGIPGWVNRLARVGAFCSCLLPESLQVTTVKQLPEYHLCAEEDESGSMSTATPHEPTESEDGDQDKHLLSPPVGSREVAFIRETPRSNVLPE
- the LOC107758966 gene encoding uncharacterized protein LOC107758966 isoform X2, which produces MSFTGPSMASGAGIARRAFEFGQTYVVKPKGKHQATIVWLHGLGDNGSSWSNLLETLPLPNIKWICPTAPQRPITLFGGFPSTAWFDVNDLSENAIDDDEGLDASAAYVASLLATEPPHIKLGVGGFSMGAATSLYSAICFTRGKYGNGNSYSANLSAAVGLSGWLPCAKTLDSKLEGVEGAVSRAASLPILLCHGKGDEVVPYKFGDKSSQKLRSCGFQDVTFKSYTALGHYTIPEEMDEVCAWLTSKLGLEGKS
- the LOC107758966 gene encoding uncharacterized protein LOC107758966 isoform X1 yields the protein MPEVPLFEASMSFTGPSMASGAGIARRAFEFGQTYVVKPKGKHQATIVWLHGLGDNGSSWSNLLETLPLPNIKWICPTAPQRPITLFGGFPSTAWFDVNDLSENAIDDDEGLDASAAYVASLLATEPPHIKLGVGGFSMGAATSLYSAICFTRGKYGNGNSYSANLSAAVGLSGWLPCAKTLDSKLEGVEGAVSRAASLPILLCHGKGDEVVPYKFGDKSSQKLRSCGFQDVTFKSYTALGHYTIPEEMDEVCAWLTSKLGLEGKS